The sequence TCACGGCCGAGCTCCTTCCTGCACGGATGCGACGTGTCGACAAGCAGGCAAGGCTCAAGCGGTGCCGGCGTTCCGCTCTGCCCCGGTGTTATTGGGTTGTGCCCTTGATCCCAGTATATGCTAACGACACAGGAAGTAAAGCCTCGGAGGCCGCGAAAAGGGTTCTTGTGCCTCCAAGTCACCACTGCCCGCGTGGTGACATCATGGAGGGCACCGGCCCGGCGGAGTCGCGCATAGCGGCAGACGAGCTCCATCGCTGCTACCCAGCTAACGCGGCCGTGGTCGTGGTAGCCTCCCGCACGGACGGTTGGGAGACCGTCGAGACGGGCGAGTGGCGCCAAGTCTGAGCCAAGGCGATGCGCACTGTCGGTGAGCACGGAAGCGGGACGACGTTGACGGGTCTGCAGGAGAGGGTGGAGGAGCGAGGCCAAGCGTCGCCAGAGCGTACCTCGCGGCGGCGAGTCGAGCTGCTGGTCGCGGTGGCTCTCATGTGCGTCTACTTCGCGGTCATGAGCGGGCGGCTCTACAGCATGGACGGCCTGTTCATGTACCGGCAGGCGTGGGCCATCGCCTTCGACCACTCGATCCGGTTTGAGACTCCGGTCTGGATCTGGAAGCCGGACCCGGTCTGGAACAGCAAGTACGGTATCGGGCTGTCGCTGTTGTACCTCCCGGGCATCCTGCTCTTCCGGCGCTGGTTCGGCGACAGCACTCCCGTGTCGCTCACCCGGCCGGAGCCGCTCGACCAGTTCTACTGGAGCGAGCTGTACCTCGACCGGCTTTACACCGTGGGCGGGGCCTGGGTGCACGCCGTTGTCGTCGCCGTGACCGCCTACCTCCTGGCGCGGCTCGTCGCGGAGTTGGGCGGCTCGCGGCGGGCTGGCGTCTGGGCGATGCTCTTCTACGGCCTCGGCTCTTCCGCCTTCGTCTACGCCAAAGGGGACTTCGCTCAGCCGCTGGAGGGATTGTGCTGGGTCGCGGCATTCCTGGCTGCGGCGCGGTTCCGGCAGACCGGGGCGCGGCGGGACGTGTGGCTTGCGTCCGCGGCGGTCTGGTATGCGGTGCTTACCCGCCCAGTCGAGGGAAGCCTGCTGGTTCCTGCGGTGCTCGCCCTCGTTGCCCTCGACCTGCGGCCGGGCGAGCGGCCGTCGATCCGCATCCGAACGGCACTGCCCGTCGTCGGGCTCTACGGACTGGCTTTCGCCATCACCCTGCTGGTGAACTGGGCACGCTTCGGATCCCCGTTCGTGACCGGCTACGAGCCGCAAGAGGGGTGGCGGATGCCGGACACGACGCGTGTCCTCGGCGTGCTGGTCAGCCCGGCCAGGGGGATCATCTGGGAGTTCCCGGCGCTGGTGTTGGCCCCGCTCGGTTTCCGGGCACTGTGGCGTACCTCTGCCCGCTGGGTCGCGGTGGCGATGGTCGCGCTGGCGGGCGTGCAATTGGCCAACGTGGCGACCTGGTTGATGTGGTGGGGCGGCTGGAACTGGGGCCTGCGCCTCTTCGGTCCAGCCATCCCTTTGCTGGCAGTGCTCGCCGGGTTCGGCGCCTCAGCGCTCGGGCCGCGCACGCGCCGTTGGATGCCGGGGCTCCTCTTGCTCGCCGGGATCGCCTGGGCGGCACCCGGTATCGTCACCGATCTGCTCGGGGGTACGGCCTGCTGGCGGACGGGCCGCACGGTAGTTGGCGGATCGATGCCTTCCCGCCCTACGGCGCATGGCAGTTCCTGGAGCGATGGAGCCCACGGGCTGAGATCGACTGGGGCTCTGTCGACAATCTCTGGGTGCGATTGACGCGCACCCACGGGGACCTCGTGCTGCTCGTCCCGGCGTTGCTGCTCGGAACCGCCGCTGCGCTGGCGGGGCGTGCGTGGCAGCTCGCACGGCGGTAGGGGTGATGCGTCATGCGTCATACGTCATACATGAATCGGCGCGTGCTCGGTGGTTGATGGAGGTTGATACTGGTCCCGCGTTGTGGTCCGTGCCCGGGGCTAGAGCCGCCGGGCTGAATAAGGGCGAGCCCACTTAAGGGGCTGTGGTGCCTACCCGCAGGCGTATCCGATCCGGCCTTCTACCGGACGCCGCGGCTCCAGCCCGCTAAAGCGGGCTTCGTTTGTCAGCCCGGGGGTGAACCCCGGGCACGTGCTGCTACCGTAGTTCCTTCGTGTAAGTTCAACCCAATCACCCGTGGGACACGCGATACGTGGAGCGCTTCTCTCTGGTGCAGATGCCTCGCGGGGTGACATGCTGGTAGCGCCTGTGCTTGACCAGGGGGGTGCGGCGGGGTATACTTCGCCGGATTGAGAACTGGCGGGGTTGTACGAACACAGGGAACGGTCAGATTGCGCCAGTCCGCAGAACAATTCGAGGGCTTCCTGCCATCTGAAGTTGATCGTTCAAGGCCTTTGGGTTCCGGCCGAACCCAAAGGCTTTTTTCGTATGAGGTACACGGACACCGTGGAGGCCGCCCGATCCTGATCCGGGGTGGTCGCGTTGTGGACCCGTCGCAGGGGCTGGACGCGGTCGCCGACGTGTTGGTGGTCGGCGAGCAGATTGCTGCGGTCGGCGTGGGCCTGGCTGCCCCGGCGGGCGCCGAGGTGGTCGATGCGAGTGGCCTGGTGGTGACTCCCGGCTTGATCGACGTGCACGTCCACTTGCGTGATCCAGGCTTCCCGGAGAAGGAGACGCTGGAAACGGGAGCGGCCGCGGCGGTGCGGGGCGGCTTCACCACGGTGTGCTGCATGCCCAATACCAATCCGGCGCTCGATACCCCGGAGCGGATCGCCGACGTGGTCGAGCGGGCAGCCGGGTTGCCGGTTCGTATCTACCCGATCGGTGCCATCTCGATCGGCCGTGCCGGAACGGAGCCGGCGGACTGGGCAGGCATGGCCGCAGCGGGGGCGATCGGGTTCTCCGACGACGGCGACAGCACACGGAGCAGTGCGGTCATGCGCCAGGCGCTGGCGTGGTCGGCCGACTCCGGTCTGCCGATCATGGTGCACGCCGAGGACTGGACGTTGGCGCCTAGTGGGGTGATGCACGAGGGCGACGTCTCGCGAGAGCTTGACCTGCCCGGCATCCCGGCTGCGGCCGAGGAGATCATCACCGGGCGCGACATCGAACTCGCGCGGCTCACCGGCGGCTGGCTGCACGTGCTGCACGTCAGCACGGCGCATGCGCTCGACATGGTCCGGGCGGCGAAGCGCGATGGGCTACGGGTCACCGCTGAGGTGATGCCACACCACCTGCTGCTGAGCTACGAGTGGGTCGCCGGGCGGCGTCGCTTCGTCTGGGAGGATACCGTCGTGTCAGGTCCGTGCCCGGACCCGAACGCCAAAGTGAATCCGCCGCTCCGGCCAGAGGCCGATGCTCGTGCGCTGCTGGATGGCGTGACGGATGGAACGTTCGACATCATTGCGACCGACCACGCGCCGCACGCTGCGTCGGACAAGCCGGCCGACCTGCGGCGGGCGGCGTCGGGGATGATCGGTCTCGAGGTGGCATTGCCGCTGCTACTGCGTCTCGTCGAGGCTGGGCGGCTGCCGCTCATAACGGTGATCGACCGGCTCTCGACCGCTCCGGCACGGCTCTTCGGCCTCCCGGGCGGGAGCCTCCGCCCGGGCGGCGTGGCTGACCTCACCGTCTTCGACCCGGCCGCTGAGTGGGTCGTAAGCCCGGAGACCATCGCGTCGAAGAGCAAGAACACCCCGCTGGTCGGGATGACGCTGCGGGGTGCGGTTCGCATGACCATGATCGCAGGGGAGGTGCGGTATCGTGGCTGAGTTTCTCGCCTCCCGGGGGGCACTCGTGCTCGAAGACGGTCGGATCTTCCGTGGCGAGCCCTTCGGCGCCGAAGTCGATGCCGAGGGGGAGGCCGTCTTCACGACCAGCATGGTGGGTTACCAGGAGATCGCGACCGATCCGTCCTTCTACGGGCAGCTCGTCTGCCTGACCTACCCGCTCATCGGTAACTACGGCGTCAACGCTGAGGATGACCAGTCGCGCCGGCCGTGGGTGGCCGGGCTGATCGTGCGTGAGTACTGCGACGAACCGAGCCACTGGCGTGCGACCGGCACGCTGGCGGAGTACCTGCGCCGGCACGGCATTCCCGCGCTCCACTCGGTCGACACCCGTGCCCTGACCCGGCATATCCGCCGGCACGGGGCGATGCGTGCGCTGCTCGTCTCCGACCGCGCGGGACGAAGCGATGAGGAGCTGATCGAGCGGGCACGGCGGGCATGGACGCCGGGCGAACATGAAGTTGTCTCGACCGTCACGACGCCAGAGCCGCAGGTGATCGACGGCCCTGGCCCGCACGTCGTCGTGCTCGACTGTGGTCTGAAGGAGGGCATCATCTCGTCGCTGAAGCGGCGTGGTGCTCGTATTACGGTCGTTCCGGTAACGACGCCGGTATCCGAGATTCTGGCGCTGGCACCGGATGGCGTGGTGACCTCGCCAGGACCGGGCGATCCGGCACAGGCAGAGGCGGCGATGGAGACCGTGCAGGGCATTCTCGGGGCGGGAGTCCCGTTCCTCGGGATCTGCCTCGGCCACCAGTTGCTGGCACGTGCCATCGGCGCCGAGACGCGACGGTTGAAGTTCGGCCACCGGGGCGGCAACCATCCGGTGAAGGATCTCCAAACCGGGGTGGTGCGCATCACCTCGCAGAACCACGGCTACTACGTAGATGCCGGCAGTGTGCCGGTCGCACAAGGCTGGCGTGTGTCCCAGGTGAGCCTGAACGACGGGACCGTGGAGGGGCTGGAGCACGTCTCACTGCCGTTCTTCTCCATCCAGTACCACCCGGAGGGGTCGCCCGGGCCGCTCGATAGTCAGGGTGTCTTCGATCGATTTCTCGACCGCGTTCGCGCCGCGGGCTCCCGGCGGGAGGCGCCGGTGACGACGGGGACGCGGATCGGCGGGGTGCAGGAGTAGCGGACGACGTGCAATCGACCAAGCCAATCTCGAAGGTGCTGGTGATCGGCTCCGGACCGATCGTCATCGGCCAGGCGGCGGAGTTCGACTACGCCGGGACGCAGGCGCTCCGGGCGCTGCGCGAGGAGGGGATTCAATCCGTCCTGGTCAACTCCAATCCGGCCACGATCATGACCGATGAAGATGTGGCCGACGTGGTCTACATCGAGCCGTTGACACTCGACGTCCTGCGCCGGGTCATCATCCGGGAGCAGCCCGATGGACTGCTGCCGACACTGGGCGGTCAGACCGGCCTCAACCTGGCGGTGGAGCTGGCTGAGGCGGGCATCCTGGACCGTTACGGCGTGCGGCTACTCGGGACGCCCCTCGATGCCATCCGCAAGGCCGAGGACCGGGAGTTGTTCAAGCAGCTCCTGCTCGACATCGGCGAGCCGGTCATCGAGAGCACGATCGTCCACAGCCTCACCGAAGCGCGGGAGTTCGCGCGGGAAGTTCCGCTGCCCCTGATCATCCGCCCCGCCTACACCCTGGGCGGCACCGGCGGCGGCATTGCCACCACACCGGAGGAATTGGACCGCATCGTCGTCGCGGGGTTGGCCGCCAGCCCGATCAATCAGGTGCTACTTGAGCGCTCCCTGCTCGGCTGGAAAGAGATCGAGTATGAGGTGATGCGGGACGCGAGCGACACCTGCATCACCATCTGCAACATGGAAAACATGGACCCGATGGGGGTCCACACCGGCGACAGCATCGTCGTCGCGCCGAGCCAGACGCTCACCGACCGCGAGTACCAGATGCTCCGCAACGCGGCGCTCAAGATCATCCGCGCACTCGGGATCGAGGGTGGCTGCAACGTGCAGTTCGCGCTCGACCCCAACTCGGAGCAGTACTACGTCATCGAGGTCAACCCGCGGGTCAGCCGCAGCTCGGCGCTCGCGTCCAAGGCGACCGGCTATCCGATCGCCCGAGTCTCCGCCAAGATCGCGGTCGGCCGGCGGCTCGATGAGCTGATGAACTCGGTAACACGCCAGACGACGGCGGCGTTCGAGCCGGCGTTGGACTACTGCGTGGTGAAGATTCCGCGCTGGCCTTTCGACAAGTTCCGCCGGGCCGAGCGCACCATCGGCACCCAGATGAAGGCCACCGGTGAGGTCATGGCCATCGATCGGTCGTTCGAGGGGGCGCTGCAGAAGGCAGTCCGCTCCTTGGAGACCGACCAGGAGGACCTGGGCTGGGAAGACCCACTGTGGTCCGAAAACGAGTCCGCGCTCGAGGATCAGATCCAGCGGCCGAACGACCTGCGCCTCTGGGCCATGATGGCGGCGCTGCGTCGCGGGTGGACCCCGGAGACCGTCAGCCGGTTGAGCGGTATCGATCCCTGGTTCACGCGGAAGCTGGCCGGTCTGGTGGCGATGGAGCGGCGGCTGGCCGAGGAGGAGTTGACTCCACAACTCCTCTGGACGGCCAAGCGTATGGGCTTCTCCGACGCGCGGATCGCGGCGCTGGCCAACCTGACTCCTGACGAGGTCACGGCTCGCCGCCGCGAGGCGGGGATCGAGCCGGTCTACAAGATGGTCGACACCTGCGCGGCGGAGTTCGAGGCGGCCACCCCCTACTTCTACGGCACCTACGAGGAAGAAGATGAGGCTGAGCCGCTCCCAGGCGCCAAGGCGGTGGTGGTCGGCTCCGGCCCGATCCGGATCGGGCAGGGGATCGAGTTCGACTACTGCAGCGTCCAGGCGGCGACCTCGCTCGGGGAGTCGGGTCATGCCTCGATCATGATCAACAGCAACCCGGAGACGGTCTCCACCGACTTCGATACCTCCGACCGGCTCTACTTCGAGCCGCTGGACGAGGAGAGCGTCTTCGAGGTGCTGCGCCACGAGTCGGGCAGCGACGGTCGCGCGCCCGATGTGCCGGTCATCCTCCAGTTCGGCGGACAGACGGCGATCAACCTCTCCGAGCCGCTGGCAGCGCGTGGGGTACCGATCCTCGGCAGCGCGCGCGAGGCCATCGACATCGCGGAGGACCGCAAGCGGTTCGAGCGCTTCCTGGCCAATCTGGGGATCCCGCAGCCCCCGGGCGATGCGGTGACCTCGCTGGAGGCCGCGATCGAGGTGGCGGAGCGGATCGGCTATCCCGTGCTGGTCCGGCCGTCGTACGTGCTGGGTGGGCGCGCCATGGAGGTCGTCCACTCCAGGGAGTACCTGGCGCGCTATCTGGAGACGTCGGTGACCTTCGACACCGGCCACCCGGTGCTGATCGACAAGTACCTCCAGGGCAAGGAGGTCGAGGTCGACGCCATCTGCGACGGCAAGGAGGTCCTGATCCCCGGCATCATGGAGCACATCGAGCGCGCCGGGGTCCACTCCGGGGACAGCTTCGCCGTGTACCCAGGTCTGAACCTCTACCCGCGCGAGGTGGACAAGATCGTCGAGCACACGACCCAGATCGCCCTCGCGCTCGGGGCGGTCGGGCTGATCAACATCCAGTACGTGATCCACGCCGGGCGGATCTACGTGCTGGAGGTGAACCCGCGTGCCAGCCGCACCGTGCCGTTCCTGAGCAAGGCGACCGGCGTGCCGATGATCCGGCTGGCAACGAACGCCATGCTGGGCCGCAGCCTCCGCGAGCAGGGATACGAGGGCGGGCTGTGGCCGCGGCAGCCGCTGGTGGCGGTCAAGGCGCCGGTCTTCTCGATGGCCAAGCTCCGCGGCGTCGAGGTGCATCTCGGTCCGGAGATGAAGTCCACCGGAGAAGCGATGGGGATCGACCGGTCGTTTGCCCCGGCGTTCTACAAGGCGCTGCTCGCGGCCGGGATGGCGCTGCCGCCGCGCGGGTCGATCCTGGTCAGCCTGGCCGACCAGGACAAGCCGGATTCGGTCGGGTGGCTGGAGGTCCTGGCGCGCCTCGGCTACCGCATCTACGCGACCGAGGGGACCGCAGCCATGATCGAGCGGAACGGCATCCCGGTCCAGATGGTGACCAAGCGGATCGGCGCCGGCTCGCCCGATATGCTCGACGTCATCCTCAACGGGACGGTGGACGCCGTCATCAACACACCGGGGCCGGCCCAGCGTGAGGTGCTCGACGGCTTCCAGATCCGGCGCGCGGCGGTGGAACGCGGCATCCCGTGCATCACCTCGATCGACACAGCCCGTGCCATCGTCCAGACATTGGAGAGCGCGCCGAACGGCTACGCCGTCCAGCCCCTGGGCACCTACCGCCAGCGGGTGCAGGTAGGGTACTGAGG is a genomic window of Sphaerobacter thermophilus DSM 20745 containing:
- the carA gene encoding glutamine-hydrolyzing carbamoyl-phosphate synthase small subunit, coding for MAEFLASRGALVLEDGRIFRGEPFGAEVDAEGEAVFTTSMVGYQEIATDPSFYGQLVCLTYPLIGNYGVNAEDDQSRRPWVAGLIVREYCDEPSHWRATGTLAEYLRRHGIPALHSVDTRALTRHIRRHGAMRALLVSDRAGRSDEELIERARRAWTPGEHEVVSTVTTPEPQVIDGPGPHVVVLDCGLKEGIISSLKRRGARITVVPVTTPVSEILALAPDGVVTSPGPGDPAQAEAAMETVQGILGAGVPFLGICLGHQLLARAIGAETRRLKFGHRGGNHPVKDLQTGVVRITSQNHGYYVDAGSVPVAQGWRVSQVSLNDGTVEGLEHVSLPFFSIQYHPEGSPGPLDSQGVFDRFLDRVRAAGSRREAPVTTGTRIGGVQE
- the carB gene encoding carbamoyl-phosphate synthase large subunit, which encodes MQSTKPISKVLVIGSGPIVIGQAAEFDYAGTQALRALREEGIQSVLVNSNPATIMTDEDVADVVYIEPLTLDVLRRVIIREQPDGLLPTLGGQTGLNLAVELAEAGILDRYGVRLLGTPLDAIRKAEDRELFKQLLLDIGEPVIESTIVHSLTEAREFAREVPLPLIIRPAYTLGGTGGGIATTPEELDRIVVAGLAASPINQVLLERSLLGWKEIEYEVMRDASDTCITICNMENMDPMGVHTGDSIVVAPSQTLTDREYQMLRNAALKIIRALGIEGGCNVQFALDPNSEQYYVIEVNPRVSRSSALASKATGYPIARVSAKIAVGRRLDELMNSVTRQTTAAFEPALDYCVVKIPRWPFDKFRRAERTIGTQMKATGEVMAIDRSFEGALQKAVRSLETDQEDLGWEDPLWSENESALEDQIQRPNDLRLWAMMAALRRGWTPETVSRLSGIDPWFTRKLAGLVAMERRLAEEELTPQLLWTAKRMGFSDARIAALANLTPDEVTARRREAGIEPVYKMVDTCAAEFEAATPYFYGTYEEEDEAEPLPGAKAVVVGSGPIRIGQGIEFDYCSVQAATSLGESGHASIMINSNPETVSTDFDTSDRLYFEPLDEESVFEVLRHESGSDGRAPDVPVILQFGGQTAINLSEPLAARGVPILGSAREAIDIAEDRKRFERFLANLGIPQPPGDAVTSLEAAIEVAERIGYPVLVRPSYVLGGRAMEVVHSREYLARYLETSVTFDTGHPVLIDKYLQGKEVEVDAICDGKEVLIPGIMEHIERAGVHSGDSFAVYPGLNLYPREVDKIVEHTTQIALALGAVGLINIQYVIHAGRIYVLEVNPRASRTVPFLSKATGVPMIRLATNAMLGRSLREQGYEGGLWPRQPLVAVKAPVFSMAKLRGVEVHLGPEMKSTGEAMGIDRSFAPAFYKALLAAGMALPPRGSILVSLADQDKPDSVGWLEVLARLGYRIYATEGTAAMIERNGIPVQMVTKRIGAGSPDMLDVILNGTVDAVINTPGPAQREVLDGFQIRRAAVERGIPCITSIDTARAIVQTLESAPNGYAVQPLGTYRQRVQVGY
- a CDS encoding dihydroorotase; translation: MDPSQGLDAVADVLVVGEQIAAVGVGLAAPAGAEVVDASGLVVTPGLIDVHVHLRDPGFPEKETLETGAAAAVRGGFTTVCCMPNTNPALDTPERIADVVERAAGLPVRIYPIGAISIGRAGTEPADWAGMAAAGAIGFSDDGDSTRSSAVMRQALAWSADSGLPIMVHAEDWTLAPSGVMHEGDVSRELDLPGIPAAAEEIITGRDIELARLTGGWLHVLHVSTAHALDMVRAAKRDGLRVTAEVMPHHLLLSYEWVAGRRRFVWEDTVVSGPCPDPNAKVNPPLRPEADARALLDGVTDGTFDIIATDHAPHAASDKPADLRRAASGMIGLEVALPLLLRLVEAGRLPLITVIDRLSTAPARLFGLPGGSLRPGGVADLTVFDPAAEWVVSPETIASKSKNTPLVGMTLRGAVRMTMIAGEVRYRG